A genomic window from Elusimicrobia bacterium HGW-Elusimicrobia-1 includes:
- the dnaG gene encoding DNA primase: MAIPSKTIEDIKAKADIVAVIEKYLPELKKSGRNYRARCPFHNEKTPSFFVNPDKGMYHCFGCGANGDVFKFVQEYEKISWPEAVRKIAADVGISVRDEYENSAAAAEDRRLYEALERAASHYKKTLFETYAGKNALEYLKGRSITLDTIERFGIGFSQGDAVHALAKEGITAEQLAKAGLSRDGDGRTFEYMSGRLVFPIRDARGRIVAFGGRSLDDTRQPKYLNTPETRIYIKGRHLYGFFEGSERIKKSAEIIIVEGYVDVVASHQYGLPNAVSCLGTAFTEYHAALVGRFVKKTALIFDPDKAGLTAAVRAAEHLINTETEFYVVTLPDKTDPDEYIIKNGAREFVDYIRRSKKNFFDFHCDYLAAKHGAATPLEKLACLKEIFPNVSRIKSPLIAQETLKIVSQKLGIDLNIVAAEYSIALKKLGGHSGNRFQTSERVYPSRAPSEPARAHAAKTSSRPLSGEETLISVLLRSPERSADFSQEMFLEQGCLSVWKKIREDYTHRGKIDAAAIAASLPDDAKEWFSSLAVREINLSVHECVERIHGEMSEALLRKRLKALEPEVLASLVGGRPDAAKCEEYQSILRRLKNPRPPRGAVENAAEVSPARR; this comes from the coding sequence ATGGCCATCCCCTCAAAAACCATCGAAGACATAAAAGCGAAAGCCGATATAGTGGCCGTTATCGAGAAGTATCTGCCGGAGCTTAAAAAATCCGGACGCAACTATCGTGCGCGTTGTCCTTTCCATAACGAAAAAACCCCCTCGTTTTTCGTCAATCCCGACAAAGGGATGTACCATTGTTTCGGCTGCGGAGCCAATGGCGACGTGTTCAAGTTCGTGCAGGAATACGAAAAAATATCCTGGCCGGAGGCCGTGCGAAAAATTGCCGCCGACGTCGGCATATCCGTGCGCGACGAGTACGAAAACTCGGCCGCCGCCGCCGAAGACCGTCGTCTTTACGAGGCGCTCGAGCGCGCCGCGAGCCATTACAAAAAAACTCTTTTTGAAACGTACGCGGGCAAAAACGCGCTCGAATATCTTAAAGGCCGTTCGATTACCCTCGATACTATAGAACGTTTCGGCATAGGTTTTTCCCAGGGCGACGCCGTCCATGCGCTGGCCAAAGAGGGAATAACCGCCGAGCAGCTTGCAAAGGCGGGCCTGTCCCGCGACGGCGACGGAAGGACGTTCGAATACATGAGCGGGCGGCTGGTTTTTCCCATCAGAGACGCGCGCGGAAGAATAGTGGCTTTCGGAGGCCGTTCGCTGGACGATACCCGTCAGCCGAAATACCTCAACACTCCCGAAACGCGCATTTACATAAAGGGACGTCATCTGTACGGTTTTTTTGAGGGTTCCGAGCGCATAAAAAAATCAGCCGAGATAATAATTGTCGAAGGTTATGTCGACGTGGTTGCGTCGCACCAGTACGGCCTTCCTAACGCGGTTTCCTGTCTGGGCACCGCTTTTACGGAATACCACGCCGCGCTCGTCGGGCGTTTCGTAAAAAAAACGGCTCTGATATTCGATCCGGATAAAGCGGGACTTACCGCGGCTGTCCGCGCGGCGGAACATCTTATAAATACCGAGACGGAGTTTTACGTGGTCACTCTGCCCGATAAGACCGACCCTGACGAATATATAATTAAAAACGGAGCCAGGGAATTTGTCGACTACATCAGGCGCAGCAAAAAAAACTTTTTCGATTTTCACTGCGATTATCTTGCGGCCAAGCACGGCGCGGCTACGCCGCTTGAAAAACTCGCCTGTCTTAAAGAAATTTTCCCCAACGTGTCGCGCATAAAAAGCCCGCTGATCGCTCAGGAGACGCTCAAAATCGTCTCCCAGAAACTGGGAATTGACCTTAATATTGTGGCCGCCGAATACTCCATCGCGCTTAAAAAACTCGGCGGACATTCCGGCAATCGTTTTCAAACTTCGGAGCGGGTATATCCGTCGAGAGCGCCGTCGGAGCCCGCGCGGGCTCACGCCGCAAAAACTTCGTCAAGACCGCTTTCGGGCGAGGAGACGCTTATTTCGGTGCTCTTGCGCAGTCCCGAGCGTTCCGCCGATTTCAGTCAGGAGATGTTTCTGGAACAAGGGTGTCTGTCCGTCTGGAAAAAGATCCGCGAAGATTATACGCATCGCGGCAAAATCGACGCCGCGGCCATAGCCGCCTCTTTGCCCGACGACGCAAAGGAATGGTTCTCTTCTCTGGCCGTCCGCGAAATAAATCTTTCCGTGCACGAATGCGTCGAAAGAATCCACGGCGAAATGTCCGAGGCGCTGCTGCGCAAAAGATTGAAAGCGCTTGAGCCCGAGGTGCTCGCTTCGCTTGTCGGCGGTCGCCCAGATGCGGCCAAATGCGAGGAATACCAGTCGATACTGCGTCGTCTCAAAAATCCGCGCCCGCCGCGCGGCGCGGTCGAAAATGCCGCCGAGGTCAGCCCCGCCAGACGCTAA